Genomic DNA from Thermosipho ferrireducens:
ATCCAAAAAAGTGCCTACATCCGGCTCTAATAGCAGCTTCTCCAATTGCTTCTGTTCCTTTAACCATCACTTTCTCCATTATTTCCCCTCCTTACTCTTCCCTATAAACTGTTATACAAACTTCAGGACACATTCTGTAGCAAAAACCACACGCGATACACTTTTCAAGGTATTTTGCCTCAGCTGGATGATAACCCTTTGTGTTGAAACCTTCTGCAAAATCTATCACTTTTGTTGGACATGCATGAATACAGAGCCCACACCCTTTACACCTTTCCTGGTCAATTTCAATGTACCCTTTTACCTTAGGCATTTTTACAACCTCCTTATCAACACTATAATTCCATCTTCATGAATCGTTTAATTTTGAATACCGGGAAGCGACATTCACACGTCTTAACAAAATCAGGAACAACAGAAAATTTTACAGGAATATTTAATATCTCTGAAGCCTTCGCTATAATATCTTCACCTTCAAGTACAACATCAGAAGTTGTTTCATAAGAAAGATTGGTGTTATTTATCAAATAACTAATTTTTATGTTTGCTACTTTGCTAAGTTGTTCATATGTTTTTACAATTCCATCCACGGTTGACGTAAAAGGTCTTTTAGTATTTATTACTAAAGAAATTTCCGCATTTTCCAAATATGGTTTCAAATATCCCACAACAACAATACCATTTTCCTCGCCACCAACATCCAATACAGTTTTATAATCAGGATTACTAAGATATCCGGCGACAGCTCCTGTAACTATTGGAAGATCAGCATACTTCAACGCACCTGGAGGTGTTATCACTTTAACTCCAGAATTTTCTAACTCGTCAACCACATCTCTTGTTCTAAAATAAGGAGATATTGTATCAACATCAGCTATAGCTACTTTTTCATATGTTTCTCTTAAAAACAAAGCATAGTTAATAGCTACTTCAGTCTTTCCACTCCCAAACAATCCTACAAAAACAAAATTTTTAGTCACAATCTTGCACCTCTTTTGCATATTTTTTTGCCTTTTCAAATCCCTTTAATACTCTAAGGGCACCCAAGGCAAGCGCTTTTTCTTCATCGCCACCAGGGTAGACAAGCACTGGAGCTATAAAACTCACATAATCTTTTAACCAGGCAACTACAAATTCTTCATCATAAGCCAATCCACCAGTAAGAATTATTGCGTCAACTTCTCCCTTCAACACCGCTGCCATTTTCCCAATCCATTTTGCTATTTGATATACCATTGCTTTATAAACAAGCAAAGCTTTCTTATCACCTTTTCTTATAGCGTTTTGAACTTCCTGTGCATTGTTGGTCCCAAGATAACCTACCAGACCACCTTTACCTTTTATTCTTTTTCTTATTTCTTCATAAGAATATTTTCCCGAAAAACACATATCAATTATTTGCGTAAGAGGCAATGTTCCACTTCTCTCAGGAGTAAATGGTCCATCACCATCAAGTGCATTATTCACATCTACGACTTTACCCCGTTTATGAGCTCCTATTGATATGCCGCCTCCCATATGAACAACTATTAAATTTAAATCCTCGTATTTTTTTCCAAGATCTTCCGCTGCCTTTCTTGCAACTGCCTTCTGATTAAGAGCGTGAAAAATAGACTTTCTCTCAAAAAGAGGATGCCCTGTAATCCTGGCAATTGGCTCCATCTCATCTACAACAACTGGATCAACAATAAAAGCTGGTATATCATATTTCCTTGCTATTTCATACGCTATTACAGCACCCAAATTAGATGCATGTTCTCCGTATTTACCCTCTTTCAATTCATTTACCATTAACTCATCAACCTCATAAGTCCCACTTGAAATAGGCCGGACAAGACCTCCACGTCCAACAACAGCATCAAAATCTGCAAAACTATAACCCATTTTTCCCAAAAAACTCTGAATGGCTTCAAATCGAAACTCATATTGATCTATAAGTTTCTCAAATGGTTCTAATTCTTCAGCTTTATGTCGTAAAGTTTCACTCGCTATCTGTCTTTCTTCTTCAAAAATAGCTAATTTTGTGCTTGTGGAACCTGGATTTATTACAAGAATTTTAAACATCAAGAACCACCTACCATTAAATTTGTTAGTGCAAGAGACAACAATTTAGCTTCATCAGAATCAGCCCTTGAAGTTAACGCTACCGGAACTTTTGCACCTATAATAGTAGAAGCCACTTTTGCGCCTGATAAAAATACCATTGCCTTGTAGAATATATTTCCTGCTTCTATATCTGGCATTATCAATACATCAGCATCTCCAGCAACTGGACTCTCTATTCCTTTATGTCTGGCTGCCTCAATAGATACTGCATTATCTAAAGCAAATGGTCCATCAACTACACAGCCTTTTATCTGTCCTCTTTGATTCATCTTGGTAAGTATCGCAGCTTCAATTGTTGCCGGCATTTTAGGGTTCACTATTTCAACCGCTCCAAGGACAGCCACTTTAGGAAGGTCAATACCAATTGCTTTTCTGGAGACCAATACTGCATTATTAATAATATCGACTTTCTGCTTAAGTTCCGGTGCTATTGTCATTCCAGCATCAGACACGACTAAAAGTTTATGATAATTTGGAATTTCAAATATACTCACAAGTGACAATGTTTTCCCGGTTCTCAACCCATACTCTTCTTTTAAAACCACTCTCATTAAGTCTCCTGTTTTTATTTTTCCTTTCATCAAGAAATCTGCCTTACCTTCAGCTACAAGTCTTACTGCAGCATCCGCCGCCTTAGACTCAACAGGTTCATCTAAAATTTCATATTTGCCAAGATCTATCCCATTTTTCTCTGCTAACTGAATTATTTTACTTCTGGTACCTACCAAAATTCCATTTATTATACCTTCTTTTCTTGCAGATTCAATTGCATTCAAAACCACGTCATCCTCAGCAACAGCAACGGCAACTGTTTTTGGCCCCGAGTTCTTCGCCTTTTCTAAAAGTTCTCTAAGCTGTTTCATACATTTCACCCCATTTTTTTGCTGTTTCTTCACCTTTTAATACGCGTAATGCGCCTTTTGCAAGAGCTTCCATTTCAAACTCTCCTGGCACGTTAAACACCGGAGCAAATTTGTAAACATAGCATTTTATTTTCTCAACAAACTTTGTGTTATGTGCTATACCTCCAGTAATCACTATAGCATCAACTTTACCTTTTAAAACTGAACACATTCCTCCTATTTCTTTAGCAATCTGGTAAGCCATAGCATCCACTACAAGTTTTGCTTTCTCATCCTTTTTTGCCATTTCAATAGCTTCCTGCATATTATTGGTTCCAAGATAAGCTACGACTCCACCTTTTCCAA
This window encodes:
- a CDS encoding 4Fe-4S dicluster domain-containing protein, producing the protein MPKVKGYIEIDQERCKGCGLCIHACPTKVIDFAEGFNTKGYHPAEAKYLEKCIACGFCYRMCPEVCITVYREE
- a CDS encoding cobalamin biosynthesis protein CobQ; translated protein: MTKNFVFVGLFGSGKTEVAINYALFLRETYEKVAIADVDTISPYFRTRDVVDELENSGVKVITPPGALKYADLPIVTGAVAGYLSNPDYKTVLDVGGEENGIVVVGYLKPYLENAEISLVINTKRPFTSTVDGIVKTYEQLSKVANIKISYLINNTNLSYETTSDVVLEGEDIIAKASEILNIPVKFSVVPDFVKTCECRFPVFKIKRFMKMEL
- the buk gene encoding butyrate kinase — its product is MFKILVINPGSTSTKLAIFEEERQIASETLRHKAEELEPFEKLIDQYEFRFEAIQSFLGKMGYSFADFDAVVGRGGLVRPISSGTYEVDELMVNELKEGKYGEHASNLGAVIAYEIARKYDIPAFIVDPVVVDEMEPIARITGHPLFERKSIFHALNQKAVARKAAEDLGKKYEDLNLIVVHMGGGISIGAHKRGKVVDVNNALDGDGPFTPERSGTLPLTQIIDMCFSGKYSYEEIRKRIKGKGGLVGYLGTNNAQEVQNAIRKGDKKALLVYKAMVYQIAKWIGKMAAVLKGEVDAIILTGGLAYDEEFVVAWLKDYVSFIAPVLVYPGGDEEKALALGALRVLKGFEKAKKYAKEVQDCD
- a CDS encoding phosphate butyryltransferase, with product MKQLRELLEKAKNSGPKTVAVAVAEDDVVLNAIESARKEGIINGILVGTRSKIIQLAEKNGIDLGKYEILDEPVESKAADAAVRLVAEGKADFLMKGKIKTGDLMRVVLKEEYGLRTGKTLSLVSIFEIPNYHKLLVVSDAGMTIAPELKQKVDIINNAVLVSRKAIGIDLPKVAVLGAVEIVNPKMPATIEAAILTKMNQRGQIKGCVVDGPFALDNAVSIEAARHKGIESPVAGDADVLIMPDIEAGNIFYKAMVFLSGAKVASTIIGAKVPVALTSRADSDEAKLLSLALTNLMVGGS